From a single Nymphaea colorata isolate Beijing-Zhang1983 chromosome 4, ASM883128v2, whole genome shotgun sequence genomic region:
- the LOC116252937 gene encoding DNA replication licensing factor MCM5, which produces MSGWDEGAIFYSDHTQFPPEGQERHGSQSRHAALVKFKEFIRSFTNDKREFVYRESLIQNPKFLLVEMEHLDSFDTDLTTKIRKQPADYLPLFETAAGEVLAGLRSKVAGETGEMEEPNIGDVQILLSSKEDSLSMRSLGAEYISKLVKISGISIAASKTKAKATYVTLLCKNCKNVRTVPCRAGLGGAIVPRSCDHVPQPGEEACPIDPWIVVPDKSKYVDQQTLKLQENPEDVPTGELPRHMLLSVDRHLVQTIVPGTRLTVMGIYSIYQSSGSSANQKGAVAVRQPYIRVVGVEQVHESNSSGPTSFMRDEEAEFKEFAQRPDAYEKICSMIAPSIFGHADVKKAIACLLFGGSRKKLPDGVKLRGDINVLLLGDPSTAKSQFLKFVEKTAPVAVYTSGKGSSAAGLTASVIRDSSSREFYLEGGAMVLADGGVVCIDEFDKMRVEDRVAIHEAMEQQTISIAKAGITTVLNSRTSVLAAANPPSGRYDDLKTAQDNIDLQTTILSRFDLIFIVKDIRMYSQDKLIASHIIKVHASAGAISKEPDAIEGENWLKRYLEYCRVHCMPRLSDSAASMLQSNYVRIRQQMRQQANESGEATAIPITVRQLEAIIRLSESLAKMRLSAVATEEHVTEALRLFHVSTMDAARSGLNEQMNLTAEMRNEIKQAETQIKRRMGIGSHISERRLIDDLTRMGMNESIVRRALLIMHQRDEVEYKRERRVIVRKA; this is translated from the exons ATGTCTGGATGGGACGAGGGTGCTATCTTTTACAGCGATCATACCCAATTCCCGCCGGAAGGACAGGAACGCCACGGTTCCCAATCCAGACACGCTGCCCTTGTTAAGTTCAAGGAGTTCATACGAAGCTTTACTAACGATAAGCGCGAATTCGTCTACCG AGAGAGTCTCATACAAAATCCCAAGTTCCTGCTTGTCGAGATGGAGCATCTGGATTCGTTTGATACCGATCTCACGACGAAGATCCGGAAGCAGCCTGCGGATTATTTACCCTTG TTTGAAACTGCTGCTGGCGAGGTTCTTGCAGGTTTGCGGTCTAAAGTCGCTGGAGAGACGGGCGAAATGGAGGAACCCAACATAGGTGATGTGCAGATCCTGCTATCTTCTAAGGAGGATTCCTTGTCGATGCGGTCACTTGGG GCTGAGTATATCTCGAAGCTTGTTAAGATTTCTGGAATCTCTATTGCTGCATCGAAAACGAAAGCGAAGGCGACATATGTGACATTATTGTGTAAGAACTGCAAGAATGTGAGAACCGTTCCTTGTCGCGCAGGTCTAGGTGGAGCCATTGTTCCTCGTTCATGTGACCATGTTCCTCAG CCTGGAGAAGAGGCGTGCCCAATTGACCCTTGGATAGTTGTTCCTGATAAAAGCAAGTACGTTGATCAACAGACGCTGAAGTTGCAGGAGAACCCTGAG gaTGTCCCAACTGGAGAGCTTCCACGACACATGTTGCTGTCTGTTGACCGTCATCTTGTTCAAACAATTGTTCCTGGCACAAGACTTACAGTTATGGGTATCTACAGCATCTATCAATCTTCCGGATCTTCTGC CAACCAGAAAGGTGCAGTTGCAGTTAGACAACCTTATATCAGAGTAGTAGGTGTTGAGCAAGTGCATGAATCCAATTCATCTGGCCCTACATCCTTCATGAGAGATGAG GAGGCAGAATTTAAAGAATTTGCTCAAAGACCAGATGCATATGAAAAGATATGTTCCATGATTGCTCCTTCCATATTTGGGCATGCTGATGTTAAGAAAGCAATTGCCTGCCTCCTGTTTGGAGGTTCAAGAAAG AAATTGCCAGATGGGGTGAAACTAAGAGGAGATATCAATGTCTTACTACTAGGTGACCCATCCACTGCTAAATCTCAG TTTCTGAAGTTTGTTGAGAAGACAGCCCCTGTGGCTGTTTATACTTCTGGAAAAGGTTCATCTGCTGCTGGTTTGACCGCTTCTGTCATTCGTGATAGCAGCTCT CGAGAATTTTACCTGGAAGGTGGTGCAATGGTTCTGGCGGATGGTGGAGTTGTCTGTATTGATGAATTTGACAAAATGAGGGTTGAAGATAG AGTTGCTATTCATGAAGCCATGGAGCAACAAACTATTTCGATTGCAAAGGCAGGAATAACTACTGTGCTCAACTCTCGGACATCAGTGCTTGCTGCTGCTAATCCGCCATCTGGTCGTTATGATGATCTTAAG ACTGCACAAGACAACATTGATTTGCAGACTACGATTCTGTCACGATTTGATCTTATTTTTATTGTGAAGGATATCCGGATGTATAGTCAAGATAAG CTTATAGCTAGCCACATCATAAAAGTTCATGCCAGTGCTGGTGCAATCTCTAAGGAACCCGATGCTATAGAGGGAGAGAACTGGCTGAAGAG ATACCTTGAGTACTGCCGGGTGCATTGCATGCCACGGTTGTCAGATTCTGCTGCGAGCATGTTGCAAAGTAATTATGTCAGAATCAGGCAG CAAATGAGACAGCAGGCTAATGAATCTGGTGAGGCTACCGCGATACCTATCACTGTGAGACAATTAGAAGCTATAATAAGGCTGAGTGAATCCCTTGCAAAGATGAGGCT ATCTGCTGTTGCTACGGAGGAGCATGTTACGGAAGCTCTAAGACTCTTCCATGTCTCCACGATGGATGCTGCACGATCCGGGTTAAATGAACAGATGAATTTGACAGCAGAAATGAGAAACGAGATAAAG CAAGCTGAAACGCAAATAAAGAGAAGAATGGGAATTGGAAGTCATATCTCAGAAAGGCGGCTAATTGATGACCTTACCAGAATGGGAATGAATGAATCAATT GTAAGGAGGGCGCTGTTGATTATGCACCAGAGGGATGAGGTTGAGTATAAGCGTGAAAGAAGGGTTATTGTTCGGAAAGCTTGA
- the LOC116253514 gene encoding sugar transport protein 7-like → MAGGSFAPAGVAKERAQQYQGRVTFFVVSACMVAAVGGSIFGYDIGISGGVTSMDPFLEKFFPVVYRKKNYHSKDSNYCKYNNQGLSAFTSSLYLAGLVASLAASPVTRKYGRRASIVCGGISFLCGATLNASAINLGMLLLGRILLGVGIGFGNQAVPLYLSEMAPAHLRGGLNMMFQLATTLGIFTANMVNYGTEKLRPWGWRLSLGLAAVPALLMTVGGLLLPETPNCLIERGHKEEGRRVLERIRGTRNVGAEFEDMVDASELANAIEHPFRNILERRNRPQLVMAIFMPMFQILTGINSILFYAPVLFQSMGFGGHASLYSSVLTGAVLASSTLVSIATVDKWGRRALLIGGGIQMIVCQIVVAVILGLKFGNDRELSKGFSILVVVVICLFVAAFGWSWGPLGWTVPSEIFPLETRSAGQSITVAVNLLFTFAIAQSFLSLLCSFRYGIFLFFAGWITIMTLFVFVFLPETKGVPIEEMILLWRKHWFWKRVMPPVAEQDDDDSSPASNHLQL, encoded by the exons ATGGCCGGAGGCTCTTTTGCGCCGGCCGGCGTGGCCAAGGAAAGGGCGCAGCAGTACCAGGGGAGGGTCACTTTCTTTGTGGTCTCGGCCTGCATGGTTGCTGCAGTTGGGGGCTCCATCTTCGGCTATGACATCGGAATCTCAG GTGGAGTGACGTCCATGGACCCTTTCCTGGAGAAATTCTTCCCCGTGGTTTACAGAAAGAAGAATTACCATTCGAAGGACAGCAATTACTGCAAGTACAACAACCAAGGCCTGTCAGCCTTCACCTCTTCGCTCTACCTGGCTGGCCTGGTCGCCTCCCTCGCCGCATCGCCGGTGACGCGGAAGTACGGTCGCCGGGCGAGCATCGTGTGTGGCGGAATCAGCTTCCTCTGCGGGGCGACCCTAAACGCGTCCGCTATTAATCTCGGAATGTTGCTGTTGGGAAGGATCCTGCTCGGCGTCGGAATTGGATTTGGCAATCAG GCGGTTCCTCTTTATTTGTCGGAGATGGCGCCGGCGCACCTGAGGGGCGGCCTGAACATGATGTTCCAGCTCGCCACGACCCTCGGCATCTTCACGGCCAACATGGTCAACTACGGAACCGAGAAGCTGCGGCCGTGGGGGTGGAGGCTGTCCCTGGGCCTAGCGGCGGTGCCCGCTCTACTGATGACCGTTGGCGGCCTCCTGCTGCCGGAGACGCCCAACTGCCTGATAGAAAGGGGGCACAAGGAGGAAGGCAGGCGGGTTCTGGAGAGGATCAGAGGCACCCGGAATGTGGGTGCGGAGTTCGAGGACATGGTGGACGCGAGCGAGCTGGCGAACGCGATAGAGCACCCGTTCCGGAACATACTGGAGAGGAGGAACCGGCCTCAGCTGGTCATGGCCATCTTCATGCCCATGTTTCAGATTCTGACGGGGATAAACTCCATTCTGTTCTACGCGCCGGTGCTGTTCCAGAGCATGGGGTTCGGCGGGCACGCGTCGCTCTACTCGTCGGTGTTGACGGGGGCTGTGCTTGCCTCCTCGACGCTCGTCTCCATTGCCACCGTCGATAAGTGGGGGAGGAGGGCTCTGCTCATCGGCGGCGGCATCCAGATGATAGTCTGTCAG ATTGTGGTGGCAGTCATCCTGGGCCTCAAATTTGGGAACGACAGAGAGCTGTCCAAGGGGTTCTCCatcttggtggtggtggtgatctgCCTGTTCGTCGCCGCCTTCGGGTGGTCGTGGGGGCCTCTTGGGTGGACGGTGCCGAGCGAGATATTCCCTCTGGAGACGCGCTCCGCCGGGCAGAGTATCACGGTCGCCGTCAACCTCTTATTCACCTTCGCCATTGCCCAGTCCTTCTTGTCCCTCCTCTGCTCCTTCAGATACggcatcttcctcttcttcgcCGGGTGGATCACCATCATGACTCTCTTCGTGTTCGTCTTCCTACCCGAGACGAAGGGCGTCCCCATCGAGGAGATGATTCTCCTGTGGAGGAAGCACTGGTTCTGGAAGAGGGTAATGCCTCCTGTGGCTGAGCAAGACGATGATGACTCCTCCCCTGCGTCCAACCACCTGCAGCTCTAG